The genomic window GTTCACGTAGACGGGGATGTGCTGTTTGCCGTTGTACACAGCCACAGTGTGTCCGATCATCTCGGGAACGATGGTGGAGCGGCGGCTCCAGGTCTTGATCACTTGTTTTCTGTTGCTGTTGTTGAGGGCATCCACTTTGTCCAGCAGGTGGCCATCAACGAACGGTCCTTTTTTCAGGCTACGAGGCATGCAGGCTCCTTATTACTTCCGGCGAGCGACGATGAAGCGGCTGCTGTTCTTGCGACGCTTGCGGGTCTTGAGACCTTTGGCAGGCTGTCCCCAGGGGGAAACAGGCGTGCGGCCAACACCAGTGCGACCTTCACCACCACCGTGGGGGTGATCCACAGGGTTCATGGAAGAGCCACGCTGATAGGGCTTGCGTCCGAGCCAGCGGGTGCGTCCAGCTTTACCGATCACGATGTTCTTGTGCTCTGCATTGCCGATGCTGCCAACGGTGGCGTAGCACTCGGTGTGCACACGGCGAAGTTCGCCGCTGGGCAGGCGCAGGATCGCGTAGTCGCCTTCTTTACCTTGGATCTGGATGCTCGTACCGGCACTGCGGGCCATCTGGCCACCACGACCGGGCACCAGTTCCACGTTGTGGACCACGGCACCGACGGGCATGAAGCGCAGGGGCAGGGCATTGCCGACCTTGGGTTCTGCTTCGGGACCGCTCACCACGGTGGCGCCGACTTGCAGACCTTCAGGAGCCAGGATGTAGCGCTTTTCGCCGTCGAGGTAGTGCAGGAGGGCGATGCGTGCGCTGCGGTTGGGATCGTACTCCACGCTGGCGACTTTGGCAGGAACTCCGGCCTTGTCACGGCGTTTGAAGTCGATGATGCGGTACAGGCGCTTGTGGCCACCGCCGCGGAAACGGCTGGTGATGCGACCACGGTTGTTGCGTCCACCGGTCTTGTGAATGGAGGTGGTCAGGCTCTTCTCGGGGCGCTTTTTGGTCAGGCCCGAGAAATCAGCCGTGGTCAGGAAGCGCCTGGAGGGAGTGTATGGACGGTACGTCTTAACTGCCATGCTAGCGCTCCTTAAACCAGGTTCTCAAGGGCTTCGATTTTCTGGCCCTCTTTGAGTTTGACAATTGCTTTTTTGCGGTCAATGCGCTTGCCGGTAAAACGGCCTGCACGTTTGACTTTGCCTACCAGGTTCTGGGTGTTGACGCTGTCCACCTTGACGCCGAAAACTGCTTCGACAGCAGCTTTGATTTCGACTTTGGTGACGCGGGGGTCAACCCAGAAGCTGTAAACGCCGTTCTCGATCCCAGCGAAAGCTTTCTCGCTCACGACAGGAGCTTTGATGGTGTCAAAATGGCTCATTCTTCACCGTCCTTCGCGGGTTCGAGGACCACTGCGTCGATGACCAGGTTGTCATGGCGCAGGATGTCGTAGACGTTCAGGCCTTCCACAGCCACAGCGGTGACGTTGCGGAGGTTGCGGGCAGCGAGGCGGGCGTTCACGTCGTCAGTCACCAGGAAGATGCTGCCTTCGATGCCGTTCTCTTTGACCCAGGCCACGAACTGCTTGGTCTTGCCTTCCACGCCGAATCCGTCCACTGCGAACAGTTTGCCGGTGGTGGCGCGGTCGCCGAGGGCCATGGCCAGACCGAGCTGACGCACTTTGCGGGGCAGGGTGTAAGCGTAGCTGCGGGGTTTGGGGCCGAAGGCCACACCACCGCCCACGAAGGTGGGAACGCTGCGGTCGCCGTGACGGGCGTTACCGGTGCCCTTCTGGCTGTACATCTTCTTGCCCACGCGGCTCACCTGAGCGCGGGTTTTGGTGCTGGCGGTGCCACGGCGGCGCTTGGCGAGTTGCCAGGTCACCACGTCGTGCAGGATGCCGACTTTGGCTTCGGGGAACTCGACTTCAAGAGCGCGACCCCCGTTTTTGCCGATCACTTTGATCTGGCTCATGACTTGCCTCCCTTGGCGGCAGCTTTGAGGATGACCAGACCACCGTTGGGACCGGGGATGCCGCCTTTGACGAGAATCAGGTTCTCATCAGGACGAACTTCGATGATTTCGAGGTTCTGAACGGTGATGCGTTCAACGCCCCAGTGACCAGCCATGCGCTTGCCTTTGTAAACGCGACCGGGGGTTTTGCGCTGACCGATGGAACCGGGGCGACGGTGCCATTTTTTGGAACCGTGGCTGGCAGGACCGCCTTTGAAGCCCCAGCGACGCATGACACCCTGGGTACCGCGACCCTTGGAGGTGCCGGTCACATCAACGATTTCGCCCTGCTCGAACAGGTCAGCCTTGAGGACATCACCATCGAAGTTGAAATCGCGGAATTCGCGGAGGTAACGCACTGCACTGGCACCGTTTTTCTTCAGGTGGCCCAGAGCGGGTTTGTTGAGGCGGCTTTCTTTCTGCTCGCCGTAACCGACCTGAATGGCGTTGTAGCCGTCGGTGGCAGCAGTTTTGCGTTGCACGATCTGGCAGGGGCCAGCGAGCACAACGGTGACGGGAACGACCTTGTCGCCTTTCCAGACTTGGGTCATCCCGACTTTGGTGCCGAGAATGCCTTTGGTCATTGTGCACCACCCA from Deinococcus cellulosilyticus NBRC 106333 = KACC 11606 includes these protein-coding regions:
- the rpsS gene encoding 30S ribosomal protein S19, with the translated sequence MPRSLKKGPFVDGHLLDKVDALNNSNRKQVIKTWSRRSTIVPEMIGHTVAVYNGKQHIPVYVNEQMIGHKLGEFAPTRNYRGHGDDKNSKSSKRK
- the rplB gene encoding 50S ribosomal protein L2 gives rise to the protein MAVKTYRPYTPSRRFLTTADFSGLTKKRPEKSLTTSIHKTGGRNNRGRITSRFRGGGHKRLYRIIDFKRRDKAGVPAKVASVEYDPNRSARIALLHYLDGEKRYILAPEGLQVGATVVSGPEAEPKVGNALPLRFMPVGAVVHNVELVPGRGGQMARSAGTSIQIQGKEGDYAILRLPSGELRRVHTECYATVGSIGNAEHKNIVIGKAGRTRWLGRKPYQRGSSMNPVDHPHGGGEGRTGVGRTPVSPWGQPAKGLKTRKRRKNSSRFIVARRK
- a CDS encoding 50S ribosomal protein L23 — its product is MSHFDTIKAPVVSEKAFAGIENGVYSFWVDPRVTKVEIKAAVEAVFGVKVDSVNTQNLVGKVKRAGRFTGKRIDRKKAIVKLKEGQKIEALENLV
- the rplD gene encoding 50S ribosomal protein L4; protein product: MSQIKVIGKNGGRALEVEFPEAKVGILHDVVTWQLAKRRRGTASTKTRAQVSRVGKKMYSQKGTGNARHGDRSVPTFVGGGVAFGPKPRSYAYTLPRKVRQLGLAMALGDRATTGKLFAVDGFGVEGKTKQFVAWVKENGIEGSIFLVTDDVNARLAARNLRNVTAVAVEGLNVYDILRHDNLVIDAVVLEPAKDGEE
- the rplC gene encoding 50S ribosomal protein L3, coding for MTKGILGTKVGMTQVWKGDKVVPVTVVLAGPCQIVQRKTAATDGYNAIQVGYGEQKESRLNKPALGHLKKNGASAVRYLREFRDFNFDGDVLKADLFEQGEIVDVTGTSKGRGTQGVMRRWGFKGGPASHGSKKWHRRPGSIGQRKTPGRVYKGKRMAGHWGVERITVQNLEIIEVRPDENLILVKGGIPGPNGGLVILKAAAKGGKS